Within the Procambarus clarkii isolate CNS0578487 chromosome 28, FALCON_Pclarkii_2.0, whole genome shotgun sequence genome, the region AGTCTACCATCGTGGTTACTAGCCCCCAGTAGTCTACCACTGTGGTTCCTATAGCCCCCAGTAGTATACCATTGTGGTTACTAGCCCCCAGTAGTCTACCATTATGGTTACTATAGCCCCCAGTAGTCTACCACTGTGGTTACTAGCCCACAGTAGTCTACCATCGTGGTTACTAGCCCCCAGTAGTCTACCACTGTGGTTCCTATAGCCCCCAGTAGTATACCATTGTGGTTACTAGCCCCCAGTAGTCTACCATTATGGTTACTATAGCCCCCAGTAGTCTACCACTGTGGTTCTTATAGCCTCCAGTAGTCTACCATTGTGGATACTAGCCCCCAGTAGTCTACCACTGTGGTTCCTATAGCCCCCAGTAGTCTACCATTGTGGTTACTAGCCCCCAGTAGTCTACCATTATGGTTACTATAGCCCCCAGTAGTCTACCACTGTGGTTCTTATAGCCTCCAGTAGTCTACCATTGTGGTTACTAGCCCCCAGTAGTCTACCACTGTGGTTACTAGCCCCCAGTAGTCTACCACTGTGGTTCCTATAGCCTCCAGTAGTCTACCATTGTGGTTACTAGCCCCCAGTAGTCTACCATTATGGTTACTATAGCCCCCAGTGGTCTACCACTGTAGTTACTAGCCCCCAGTAGTCTACCAATGTGGTTATTATAGCCCCCAGTAGTCTACCATTGTGGTTACTATAGCCCCCAGTAGTCTACCACTGTGGTTACTAGCCCCCAGTAGTCTACCATTGTGGTTACTAGCCCCCAGTAGTCTACCATTATGGTTACTATAGCCCCCAGTAGTCTACCATTGTGGTTACTATAGCCCCCAGTAGTCTACCACTGTGGTTACTAGCCCCCAGTAGTCTACCACTGTGGTTACTATAGCCCCCAGTAGTCTACCATTGTGGTTACTAGCCCCCAGTAGTCTACCATTGTGGTTACTAGCCCCCTGTAGTCTACCATTGTGGTTACTATAGCCCCCAGTAGTCTACCACTGTGGTTACTATAGCCCCCAGTAGTCTACCATTGTGGTTACTAGCCCCCAGTAGTCTACCATTGTGGTTACTAGCCCCCAGTAGTCTACCACTGTGGTTACTAGCCCCCAGTAGTCTACCACTGTGGTTACTATAGCCCCCAGTAGTCTACCATTGTGGTTACTAGCCCCCAGTAGTCTATCATTGTGGTTACTATAGCCCCCAGTAGTCTACCACTGTGGTCACTACAGCCCCCAATAGTCTACCACTGTGGTTACTAAAGCCCCCAGTAGTCTACCATTGTGGTTACTATAGCCCCCAGTAGTCTACCACTGTAGTTACTAGCCCACAGTAGTCTACCATTGGGGTTACTATAGCCCCCAGTAGTCTACCATTGTGGTTACTAGCCCCCAGTAGTCTACCATCGTGGTTACTATAGCCCCCAGTAGTCTACCACTGTGGTTACTAGCCCCCAGTAGTCTACCATCGTGGTTACTAGCCCCCAGTAGTCTACCATTGTGGTTACTATAGCCCCCAGTAGTCTCCCACTGTGGTTACTAGCCCACAGTAGTCTACCATTGGGGTTACTATAGCCCCCAGTAGTCTACCATTGTGGTTACTAGGCCCCAGTAGTCTACCATCGTGGTTACTATAGCCCCCAGTAGTCTACCACTGTGGTTACTATAGCCCCCAGTAGTCTACCACTGTGGTTACTAGCCCACAGTAGTCTACCATCGTGGTTACTAGCCCCCAGTAGTCTACCACTGTGGTTACTATAGCCCCCAGTAGTCTACCACTGTGGTTACTATAGCCCCCAGTAGTCTACCATTGTGGTTACTATAGCCCCCAGTAGTCTACCACTGTGGTTACTATAGCCCCCAGTAGTCTACCATTGTGGTTACTATAGCCCCCAGTAGTCTACCACTGAGGTTACTAGCCCACAGTAGTCTACCATCGTGGTTACTAGCCCCCAGTAGTCTACCACTGTGGTTACTATAGCCCCAGTAGTCTACCATTGTGGTTACTATAGCCCCCAGTAGTCTACCACTGTGGTTACTAGCCCCCAGTAGTCTACCATTGTGGTTACTATAGCCCCCAGTAGTCTACCACTGTGGTTACTAGCCCACAGTAGTCTACCATCGTGGTTACTAGCCCCCATTAGTCTACCACTGTGGTTACTATAGCCCCCAGTAGTCTACCATTGTGGTTACTATAGCCCCCAGTAGTCTaccactgtggttactggttaCTAGCCCCCAGTAGTCTACCATTGTGGTTACTATAGCCCCCAGTAGTCTACCACTGTGGTTACTATAGCCCCCAGTAGCCTACCACTGTGGTTACTATAGCCCTCAGTAGTCTACCATTGTGGTTACTAGCCCCCAGTAGTCTACCACTGTGGTTACTATAGCCCCCAGTAGCCTACCACTGTGGTTACTATAGCCCCCAGTAGTCTACCATCGTGGTTACTAGCCCCCAGTAGTCTACCATCGTGGTTACTATAGCCCCCAGTAGTCTACCACTGTGGTTACTAGCCCCCAGTAGTCTACCATCGTGGTTACTAGCCCCCAGTAGTCTACCACTGTGGTTACTATAGCCCCCAGTAGTCTACCACTGTGGTTACTAGCCCCCAGTAGTGAACTACTCttgtaccttccccccccccatgcgtACTTTAccatccgtctctctctctctctctctctctgtctctctctctctctctctctctctctctctctctctgtctctgtctctctctctctctctctctctctctctctctctctctctctctctctctctctctctcatcctaaaCCGTTAGGAGAGAGGGAGACATTACCCATTAAGAGCTTGGCTTAGCCTCTGCTCTTTTATATGCTGGCTCTTATCAATGCTCTATTATTAAGCCTTTTAAGACCGGGTCTGTGTAATATTTAGCTGTAACCTTCCTGTAGGAGTTATGTAACCATGACCAGAGTTGCTGTACCAGCTTCGTCCTTCTCTGACGCCCTTCTCACCTCTTCCCTTTCTGTACTCCATCTTCCTCTTCCAGTcttccctcttccttctcttccagtcctccctcctcccttccctcccctttctCTTCCTCCTATTTTCCTCCTACTCTTATTCTGCCTTTTCTACACCTCGTTTTGCCCATCTCATCCTAACCCCTTCTTTCTATACTTTACCTTTCTCAGTTCCTTCCCCTTTTTTTGACCTTTAAACTCAATCACTTTCTTTTAATCATCCTTCTCAGCCTTTCCATTGCctgatcctcctccttcctccttcctccccttccccttctTTCCCTTCTCAGTTTGATCCTCCCCAACTTTCTTCTGTTCCTTTTATTATTCCTTCCTTGCCCACTACCTTCCATCGCTCGACATTTTTTGTCTCTTCTACTTCCTTTCATACCTCCTGTTTCTCATTGTCCCGCCTCCACTTCCTTATCTACGTTCTCCATTCTCTTCCTCGGCTTCCTGTCCTTTCAAGAAGTGGAGAAAGTTGAAGAAAAAAATCAGAAAGGGAGGCTGGAAGAGGAAGAGAAatggagaggaagagaggagaggaggaaaGTGGACTGGTAACAGGAAACGAATGGCAGGATTAGGCGTAGGTGGTAGTAaacgtgtgagagagagagagagagagagagagagagagagagagagagagagagagagagagagagagagagagagagagagagagagagagagaggggtgtacTTATTATAACACTGCaagttttaacacacacacactacattacaAGGAGTACTCGGCAGCGCCCGGGTCTCTCTTCCacctctctctcatatctctttccctatcccccccccccatatcctcccccccccccatccctccgcCCTCGTTCCTTTTCCGCCCTTTCTCTCAATctcctttagacctcctggcctcttgtaccacgaactgtgtaactattttgttgactcaggtgttctggacaacatcctaacaatttacccaaaatttgcttgtccattttaaagaatgaagaacaatttctatttatattacttctaagctgcatctcttatgaacccatccctgcccttgtgtggcagtgcacagtagaaagttgttttcacatatccatacattaaaacattgattgtaaccatgatatatatatgtgcttcagcctatagTTTAAGCCTATTGTCTTGtgcatgaccctctgtcctgctgtgacagtgaataccagcattatcctcactttgatACGACTTTATCAAATTCcttagattaggcaaaattgtaattaattttgtcaataaagatgttaataataataatctcctTTCCCAATCTCTGCACATTTATCGCCCCCTCTCACCTCCACTTTTATTCCCCcattccccttccctctcttcaaacattccccctctctctttccttcaaacatccctctctccctcccccccctctttctctctaaaATAATTATTACATAAATAACTGAAATAAATCTACGTACAACACAACCAATATTTCAGACTTGGCTTCGTGATAATGGGATGGTTGGGATCAGCTTTGTTAGATGCTCGTATTTCgtcaagtgtggcactggggccgaccccgattcgcctatgacactcccataccccaTGTGCATCATGTGTGAAAGTTGCataaggctagccccaagcgtctgggcgcctgacagcttagaggacagtgcttcggattcatagtcctgaggttccgggttccatccccggtggagggggagacaaatgagcaaaatgtttctttcaccctgatgctcctgttacctagcagtaaataggtacctgggagttagacagctgttacgggctgctccctggggggggggggggggttaccattaccATTACCATTTAGTTACCTTGCCctttaacaaaaagaaggcctggtcgaggaccgggccgcggggacgctaagccccgaaatcatctcaagataacctcaagatcgtcTGACTTGCAACCTCGGGTAAACCCTCTTAAGAGATACAGATGTTCTTCGTTCTCACACAAAATTAAATTCCCGAACCTCCGGCAGAAAATGTATGAATGCCTATGTATAAGACTGCCTGCGATAACATCTCCGGCATGTATACTAGTTTACCTGTGATGTACACTATTCTGTTTGTATActcttaactcccccccccccccccgagtctgTTGACGCTGGCACGTAACGCACTTGTGTTTGAAGTGTCCGATGTGTTTTCTTTCTAATGCCGTAAGAAATGAAAGAAAATGCTAATGCTAATGAAAGAATCCTTTTCTTTCAACTGACGTAAACAACGTTGCTTattctttaaaaaaaacatgaaataacAATAACATTCTAGTACTTGGTTTTCGGCATGATGCTGAAAAGCAGCGACATTCTTTAATTTATAATGCTAGTCTAAAAGTGTATTTAGACAAGATTcatataatatgcagaaatatataaatgtttcaaCTACAAAACACTGCAGTGAAGCTCTCTTTCCATAGTTACACGACGCGACAAGTGGCATTACCCCCCTGGCGCTGGGCAGCGGTGGCCAGGGGGTCGCTGAGCGGGCCAGGGGTAGCGATGCCCGGGGGCCAGGGGTCGCTGAGCGGGCCAGGGGTCGCTGAACGGGCCAGGGGTCGCTGAGCGGGCCAGGGGTAGCGATGCCCGGGGGCCAGGGGTCGCAGAGCGGGCCAGGGGTAGCGATGCCCGGGGGCCAGGGGTAGCGATGCCCGGGGGCCAGGGGTAGCGATGCCCGGGGGCCAGGGGTCGCTGAGCGGGCCAGGGGTCGCTGAGCGGGCCAGGGGTAGCGATGCCCGGTTCCAGTTTCCAACTGTTCCTTCTCGTTCTGTTTTCCCCAGTGAAAAAGTCTCCACCTCATCTATTACAAAGTATCTTATATGTTGGAAGGGGAGCCAGCAGCCATAAGGATTTGGCAGCCTTTGGAAATGCAAGCCACCGAGCACAACCGTGTCTGATCTCGGTGACTCTGTCGTCAAGTCCCACCAGGTTCATTAGACACGAGCCTCACTAATCGTGttgctgggtacaagtgacaggatgaacaacccagcgggttttcttcctattggggagtgttgtacatgctgctatggcggtgtgtccactcacaagatgagtggcgctgtccaatactgtcactatggcggtgtgtccactcacaagatgagtggcgctgtccaatactgtcactatggcggtgtgtccactcacaagatgagtggcgctgcccaatactgtcactatggcggtgtgtccactcacaagatgagtggcgctgcccaataaactcgcccctcggggcaaaatttaaaaaaaaaatttgctcCTGTTACCAAGGTTGGCCGCAGTTGATGCTCCATTCTCGTCGTCTTAATTATTTTTGTTCCATTATGTTTAGAGGTAATGCCGGGCACTTACACTGGTCGGTGTAGTCGACTTCCTGCACCCATTTTAATATCTATGATTATTTTGTCCATAACAATTAATTTATCCTGTTTCTCGTGGGAAAGTGCACTTCTGGTTGGATGTAAATGTTGCAGCTTGAATTAAAGATTCAATTTCTGGTAATTTGTATTGTTGTCTGTCTGATGGTATTCAAGAGTGTTTCGGAAGCCAGCGGTGGTGTACTGTCATCTTGAAGAGTAACATTATACAGGACAAAACTAGGCAACGAGAAAATGATCTCATCAGTTAGCCCTAAAATGCTACATTTTCTCTGTACCACCAGAGACCTGTTCCAGCATGTTGTTCTAACCGCCCACCTCCCTTATCCCTACAGGAGTGTCGAGAGCCATCAGGATCACCAGGCTGGAGGTACCGACGCCCCTGGCGGTCGGCGAGGGCGGGTGGCTCCGGTGCGAGTGGGAGGACGAGGGTGACCACGTTTACACCCTCAAGTGGTACCTCGGCATCGACGAGTTCTACCGGTGGACGCCGCTGGAGACGCCGCCGGTGAAGACCTTCCCTATGCAGCACTTCACCATGGACACCCGGGCCTCCGGGCGTGGCAGCGTCAGGATACACAACGTGACGGTGGACGCCGGCGGCAACTACCGCTGTGAGGTGTCCGGCGAGGCGCCCGTCTTCAAGACCTCCTTCAAGTCCGCCCTCAtgacggtggtgggtgagtgCGAGTCCATCCATAGTAGGTATAGGTACTATAGCGCGGGTGGGTAACAGGTTGGTATTATCCGTAATGGTACACTATAGCCACAAGCCCATGCTCACCCTCACAACCCCAAGCTCACCCCCACAACCCCAAGCTCACCCCCACAAGCCCAAGCTCACCCCCACAACCCCAAGCTCACCCCACAACCCCAAgctcacccccacaacccccaagctcacccccacaaccccaagctcaaccccacaacccccaagctcacccccacaacccccaagctcacccccacaacccccaagctcacccccacaacccccaagCTCACCCCCACAAGCCCAAGCTCACCCCCACAACCCCAAACTCACCCCCACAACCCCAAGCTCACCCCCACAACCCCAAGCTCACCCCACAACCCCAAgctcacccccacaacccccaagctcacccccacaacccccaagctcacccccacaacccccaagCTCACCCCCACAAGCCCAAGCTCACCCCCACAACCCCAAACTCACCCCCACAACCCCAAGCTCACCCCCACAACCCCAAGCTCACCCCCACAACCCCAAGCTCACCCCCACAACCCCAAgctcacccccacaacccccaagctcacccccacaaccccaagctcacccccacaacccccaagctcacccccacaacctccaagctcacccccacaaccccaagctcacccccacaaccccaagctcacccccacaaccccaagctcacccccacaaccccaagctcacccccacaaccccaagctcacccccacaacccccaagCTCACCCCCACAAGCCAGCAGGTGCTCCACCATCACCCAGAAGGTCCGGACCATTACCATCCAGTAAGCCTAGCGGCTGATGAAGTCAGGGTGGCGTTGATAATGTATTTCCCAGATGTACGCGGGAGCCGCCGCCACTGAGCCGTCACGCCACTATTTACATGcggcctctccctcctccctgctCATTAGCAGGTGATGATCCTACTCTATCAAATCTGTGCTTATTTGGGGTCGTTTTGAAGCGGCGAGAAGTGTAGTGTTGAGGTGTTATTTCTCAGGGGGGCGTTAAGGGAGGCAGGGGGGCGTTAAGGGAGGCAGGGGGGCGTTAAGGGAGGCAGGGGGGCGTTAAGGGAGGCAGGGGGGGCGTTAAGGGAGGCAGGGGGGGCGTTAAGGGAGGCAGGGGGGCGTTAAGGGAGGCAGGGGGGCGTTAAGGGAGGCAGGGGGGCGTTAAGGAAGGCAGGGGGCTTTAAGGGAGgcaggggggttgttaagggaggcaggggggggggctttAAGTGAGGCAGGGGGAGGGTGTTAAGGGAGGCAGAGGGGGGGGCTTTAAGGGAGGCAGGGGACGTTAATGGAGTCAGGGGGGCGTTAAGACAGGGGAAGGAATAtggatcaacagtaaggaatggGACTACGGCAACAAGTGTTCCAAGCAAATATGCTGAAAGTGCAAAAAATGAGCCCCTCTTTTAGTGTAGAGGAACGTGCTCAATACCAACATATTCAGCCTTATAATGCTTAAGTCTTGTATGTATACGTTTTTGCGCAAATTATACGAAATGTATTAATTATACCACGAAGGGTCCTTGCATAGTTAGAAGAATTTCAATTCCGTTTCAATTTAAAATATCTAAAACAAGCTCGCAGCTTCAGAAGCGGATTCAGTCGACCTGCTAAATGGCCCAAAAATAAAAAGATTGGCGGCCATTTTGGAAAATGGCGGCCATTTCCGCCCCCAGGTACAAGTCTGTTATGACTCCAGTTATATATTTCTCGGGTCATACTCCAGCTGTGTGTCAAACTGTAAGCTTGTCAACACGGTCCATTCCCATGGTGTACTAACGGGGGTCGGGAACTGTCACAGTCAGAGCCAAGGGACACCGAGGGACACCGAGGGACGTCAAGGGACACCGAGGGACACCGAGAGACACAGAGGGGCGTCAAGGGACACAGAGGGGCGTCAAGGGACACCGAGGGACACCATGGGACACCAAGGGACGTCAAGGGACACCAAGGGGACACCAAGGGACGTCAAGGGACGTCAAGGGACACCAAGGGACGTCAAGGGACACTAAGGGACGTCAAGGGACACCAAGCGACGTCAAGGGACACCAAAGGAACACCAAGGGACGTCAAGGGACACCAAGGGACGTCAAGGGACACCAAGGGACGTCAAGGGACGTCAAGGGACACCAAGGGACGTCAAGGGACACCAAGGGACGTCAAGGGACACTAAGGTACGTCAAGGGACACCAAGCGACGTCAAGGGACACCAAAGGAACACCAAGGGACGTCAAGGGACACCAAGGGACACCAAGGGACGTCAAGGGACACCAAGGGACACCAAGGGACACC harbors:
- the LOC123754871 gene encoding uncharacterized protein, whose amino-acid sequence is PPTSLIPTGVSRAIRITRLEVPTPLAVGEGGWLRCEWEDEGDHVYTLKWYLGIDEFYRWTPLETPPVKTFPMQHFTMDTRASGRGSVRIHNVTVDAGGNYRCEVSGEAPVFKTSFKSALMTVVDLPDERPTISWEERRPYQAQQEVTFTCSSRNARPAPTLSFYINDQPVDPSWEEGQLVQVNKSTTLETAVKTLRFRLRPTVVQSGVLQVKCVASYDDLYWQSSERAFTIDVP